In Panthera tigris isolate Pti1 chromosome D2, P.tigris_Pti1_mat1.1, whole genome shotgun sequence, one DNA window encodes the following:
- the LOC102955686 gene encoding zinc finger protein 883, whose protein sequence is MTLVHWPSLPAVLPQSSVRFQEQQNMQNSSLGLVSFEDVAVNFTWEEWQDLDDAQRTLYRVVMLETYSSLVSLGHCIPKPEVIVKLEQGAEPWTVEEPLEQSLPDVQTAGDLMETGQEYQSRLLWQVGLANYETSTKERTSLGKTLNLSAANVSKLIINNGSYSGVKPELFNVCQNTFLPGEPGGMRVGENAEECHTTGSPLRCADCPGCHPRNQTLRQPLEFSGQGKDFNKGATLCTYRRAHMGETACRYNEHREACGKSAVTAQERTHIGENHCGCNKWRNTFCEKPTQLHLGLADFEEQHHKHDQSGGNFSKKSHLAQLSRTPLEEKTFECDVCAKTFYKRSNLSKHRKIHTGEKPYKCSECEKTFISKTVLKVHRRTHTGEKPYACVECEKSFCHKSHLTVHQRIHTGEKPYECYESGKSFPVKTKLTVHLRTHTGEKPYECNECRKSFYQKSALTIHQKIHNRETHHECNDCGKTFHKKSVLTAHQRTHTGERPYECKQCGKCFGHRPALTVHQRTHTRDKPYKCNECGKSFCVKPKLTVHLRLHTGEKPFECQECGKTFYQKSKLTVHQRTHTGEKPYECNECRKTFCEKSTLNRHQRTHRGEKPYGCKECRKTFYQKSALTVHQRTHTGEKPYECNDCGKTFCQKSHLSKHLRTHTGEKSCVAETGCMYTKTHFLFVLGTQLAYISQPPFVVGGTM, encoded by the exons ATGACTCTGGTCCATTGGCCCTCTCTCCCAGCTGTCCTCCCACAGTCCTCGGTGCGTTTCCAAGAGCAGCAGAACATGCAGAATTCATCTCTG GGGTTGGTGTCGTTTGAGGATGTGGCTGTGAACTTCACCTGGGAGGAGTGGCAGGACCTGGATGATGCCCAGCGGACCCTGTACAGGGTCGTGATGCTGGAGACCTACAGTAGCCTGGTGTCACTGG GGCACTGCATTCCCAAACCTGAGGTGATCGTCAAGTTGGAGCAAGGAGCAGAGCCATGGACAGTAGAGGAACCCCTAGAGCAGAGCCTCCCAG ATGTCCAGACTGCAGGTGACCTGATGGAGACTGGCCAGGAGTATCAGAGCAGACTTTTGTGGCAAGTTGGATTGGCCAACTATGAAACGTCAACGAAGGAGAGAACCAGTTTGGGAAAAACACTTAATTTGAGTGCAGCCAACGTTTCTAAACTGATTATAAATAACGGAAGCTACTCAGGAGTGAAGCCAGAGTTGTTTAATGTGTGTCAGAACACGTTTCTCCCTGGTGAGCCTGGTGGGATGCGTGTTGGAGAGAATGCCGAGGAATGTCATACAACGGGGAGCCCCCTCAGGTGTGCCGACTGTCCTGGTTGTCATCCGAGGAATCAGACTTTGCGGCAGCCTCTTGAATTTAGTGGGCAAGGGAAAGACTTCAACAAGGGGGCAACACTCTGTACCTATAGGAGAGCTCACATGGGAGAGACTGCCTGTAGGTATAATGAACATCGGGAAGCCTGTGGTAAGTCAGCTGTCACTGCCCAAGAGAGAACTCACATAGGGGAGAATCACTGTGGATGTAACAAATGGAGGAACACTTTTTGTGAGAAACCAACACAGTTGCATCTTGGTCTAGCCGATTTCGAGGAGCAACACCATAAACATGATCAAAGTGGGGGTAATTTCAGCAAGAAATCACACCTCGCTCAGCTTTCGAGAACTCCGTTAGAAGAGAAAACTTTTGAATGTGATGTATGTGCTAAAACTTTCTACAAGAGGTCTAATCTCAGTAAACATCGGAAAatacacacaggagagaaaccctataaatgtaGCGAGTGTGAGAAGACCTTCATTAGTAAAACAGTTCTTAAAGTACATCGGAGAACTCATACAGGGGAGAAGCCCTATGCATGTGTCGAATGTGAGAAATCTTTCTGCCATAAGTCACACCTGACTGTTCATCAGAGAATCCACACAGGGGAAAAACCGTATGAATGTTATGAAAGTGGGAAATCCTTCCCTGTGAAAACAAAACTCACCGTACATCTGAGaacacacacaggggagaagccctatgaatgtaatgaatgtagGAAATCCTTTTACCAGAAGTCAGCCCTCACCATACATCAGAAGATTCACAATAGGGAGACACATCATGAATGCAACGACTGTGGTAAGACATTCCATAAGAAGTCAGTTCTCACTGCACATCAGAGAACTCATACAGGAGAGAGACCTTATGAATGTAAACAATGTGGGAAATGCTTTGGCCATCGCCCAGCTCTCACTgtacatcagagaactcacacaaGAGACAAACCCTATAAATGTAACGAATGTGGGAAATCCTTTTGTGTGAAGCCAAAACTCACTGTGCATCTGAGACTTCACACAGGTGAGAAGCCCTTTGAATGTCAGGAGTGTGGGAAAACTTTCTACCAGAAGTCAAAACTCACTGTACACCAGAGAACTCACACTGgtgagaaaccttatgaatgtaatgaatgtcGGAAAACCTTTTGTGAGAAGTCAACCCTCAATAGGCATCAGAGAACTCACAGGGGAGAGAAACCTTATGGATGTAAAGAATGTAGGAAAACTTTCTACCAGAAATCAGCCCTCACTGTtcatcagagaactcacacaggagagaaaccctatgaatgtaatgatTGTGGAAAAACCTTCTGTCAGAAATCACACCTCAGCAAACATTTGAGAACTCACACAGGGGAGAAGTCATGTGTGGCAGAGACTGGCTGTATGTATACCAAAACTCACTTTCTCTTTGTGTTGGGCACACAGTTAGCCTacatttctcagcctccctttGTTGTGGGTGGGACCATGTAA